A genomic region of Vitis vinifera cultivar Pinot Noir 40024 chromosome 7, ASM3070453v1 contains the following coding sequences:
- the LOC104878462 gene encoding putative ribonuclease H protein At1g65750 isoform X1: MAHLSWLLMWFEAISGLRINLDKSEILPVGRVENLEALALEVGCKVGRLPNSYLGIPLGANHKSVAVWDGVEERFRRRLALWKRNYISKGGRITLIRSTLSSMPIYLMSLLRMPRVVSLRLEKIRRDFLWGEGALERKPHLVNWDSVCSDIRKGGLGVRRLSTLNRALLCKWNWRFANEREALWRQVISRKFGEEEGGWYTREVREGFGVGLWKEIRKEGALLQNKVVFSVGNGRRVKFWNDNWCENFSLNNLFPSLYAFASFKEAWLVELWDHSGDEGVWNPSFSRSFNDWEVEGWRDYF; encoded by the coding sequence ATGGCTCATTTAAGCTGgttgttgatgtggtttgaagccatatcAGGTTTGAGGATTAATTTGGATAAGAGCGAGATTTTGCCGGTTGGGAGAGTAGAGAATTTGGAGGCTTTGGCTCTTGAGGTTGGTTGTAAAGTGGGAAGGCTGCCAAATTCTTACTTGGGGATCCCTTTGGGGGCGAATCACAAGTCCGTGgctgtttgggatggggtggaagagagatttcGGAGAAGGCTTGCCTTGTGGAAAAGGAATTATATCTCCAAAGGCGGTAGAATTACCCTAATTCGTAGTACTTTGTCAAGTATGCCCATATACTTGATGTCTTTACTTCGAATGCCAAGAGTGGTTAGTTTAAGATTGGAAAAAATTCgaagggattttttgtggggggAAGGAGCTTTGGAGAGGAAGCCTCATCTAGTAAATTGGGATTCCGTGTGCTCGGACATAAGGAAGGGTGGCTTGGGAGTTAGACGTTTGTCTACTCTCAATAGAGCCCTTTTATGCAAGTGGAACTGGCGATTTGCGAATGAAAGGGAGGCTCTTTGGAGGCAAGTCATTAGTAGAAAGTTCGGGGAGGAAGAAGGGGGCTGGTATACTAGAGAAGTTAGGGAGGGGTTTGGAGTAGGCTTGtggaaggaaataaggaaggaaggagCTCTCTTGCAAAACAAAGTTGTCTTTTCTGTGGGGAATGgtagaagggtgaaattttggaatgatAATTGGTGTGAAAATTTCTCTCTCAATAATTTGTTTCCCTCTTTGTATGCCTTTGCTTCATTTAAAGAGGCTTGGCTAGTGGAGTTATGGGATCATTCGGGAGATGAAGGGGTTTGGAATCCTAGCTTCTCTAGGTCCTTTAATGACTGGGAGGTGGAGGGGTGGAGAGATTACTTCTGA
- the LOC100265526 gene encoding uncharacterized protein LOC100265526 produces MEGLDFNRIDGEDAACLEGVFTEAEVFFALSDLNGDKAPGPDGFSLSFWQFSWDFVKDEVMGFMKEFHEHDRFVRSLNSIFPVLANRIKKVVGKVVSSAQNAFVEGRQILDAALIANEAIDSLLKRNESGVLCKLDIEKVYDHLNWNFLLLVLQRMGFGEKWTGWISWCISTATFSVLINGTPTGFFNSSRGLRQGDPLSPYLFIIGMEAFSRLILRAVRGGFSFGLLDKRKKWRRGCGNSFAVRR; encoded by the exons ATGGAAGGTTTGGATTTTAATAGGATTGATGGTGAGGATGCAGCTTGTCTGGAAGGGGTTTTTACAGAGGCAGAGGTCTTCTTCGCCCTCTCAGATCTGAACGGAGACAAGGCTCCTGGTCCAGACGGCTTTTCTCTCAGCTTTTGGCAGTTCAGCtgggattttgtgaaagatgagGTTATGGGCTTTATGAAGGAGTTCCATGAGCATGATAGATTTGTGAGGAGCCTGAATTCAATTTTTCCTG TGCTAGCAAACAGGATCAAGAAGGTGGTGGGAAAGGTGGTGTCTTCAGCTCAAAACgcctttgttgaaggaagacaaattctGGATGCTGCCCTAATTGCCAATGAGGCAATAGACTCGTTGCTGAAGAGAAATGAGAGTGGGGTGTTGTGTAAGCTAGATATAGAGAAGGTGTACGATCACTTGAATTGGAATTTTCTACTATTGGTATTGCAAAGAATGGGGTTTGGGGAGAAGTGGACTGGTTGGATCTCCTGGTGTATCTCCACAGCGACGTTTTCAGTCTTGATCAATGGCACTCCAACCGGTTTTTTCAATAGTTCAAGGGGTTTGCGTCAGGGGGATCCTCTCTCTCCCTACCTATTTATTATCGGGATGGAGGCTTTTAGTAGGCTCATCCTTAGAGCAGTGAGGGGGGGGTTTTCTTTCGGGCTGTTGGATAAAAGGAAGAAGTGGAGACGGGGCTGTGGTAACTCATTTGCTGTTCGCCGATGA